GGGCACGGTCCATGCCTTGATCGGCGAGAACGGCGCCGGCAAGTCGACCCTGATGAAGATCCTCTACGGCATGCAGAAGCCGGACGAGGGCACCATCGCCATCGACGGGGAGCAGGTCTCCTTCAACACGCCCGGCGACGCCATCGCCCGCGGCATCGGCATGGTGCACCAGCACTTCATGCTCGCCGACAACCTCACCGTCCTGGAGAACGTGGTTCTCGGCGGCGAGAAGCTCTACGGCATCGGCGCCAAGGCCCGTAAGAAGATCAAGGAGATCTCGGACGCGTACGGCCTCGGCGTGCGCCCCGACGTCCTGGTCGAGGACCTCGGTGTCGCCGACCGGCAGCGCGTGGAGATCCTCAAGGTCCTCTACCGCGGCGCGAAGATCCTCATCCTCGACGAGCCGACCGCAGTGCTCGTGCCGCAGGAGGTGGACGCCCTCTTCGACAACCTGCGCGAACTCAAGGCCGAGGGCCTGACCGTCATCTTCATCTCGCACAAGCTCGGCGAGGTGCTGAAGGTCGCCGACGACATCACCGTCATCCGGCGCGGCACCACGGTCGGCACCGCCGACCCGAAGACCGCCACCACCAAGCAGCTCGCCGAGCTGATGGTCGGCTCCGAGCTGCCGTCGCCCGAGACCCGCGAGTCGACGGTGACCGACGTCCCGATGCTCCAGGTGACGGGCCTGACCCTGGCCGCGAGCGACGTCGTCGTCGCCGAGCCGGAGGTCCTGGTCCCCGCGGGCGCCCCGGACTCCTCGACGGTGGAGAACGTCGAGACCGGCCGCCTCCTGCTGGACGACATCAGCCTCACGATCCACAAGGGCGAGATCCTCGGCATCGCCGGTGTCGAGGGCAACGGCCAGACCGAGCTGATCGAAGCCCTCATGGGCATGGCCGCCGCCGACGCGGGCGCGATCACGCTGGACGGCAAGGACATCACCAAGACCTCGGTGCGCAAGCGCCGCGAGGGCGGCATCGGGTACATCCCCGAGGACCGCCACCGCCACGGCCTGCTGCTGGAGTCCCCGCTCTGGGAGAACCGGATCCTCGGCCACGTCACCGAGGCGCCCAACTCCAAGAAGGGCATCCTCGACCCGAAGGCGGCCCGCAAGGACACCGAGCGGATCGTGCGCGAGTACGACGTCCGCACCCCGGGCATCGAGGTCACCGCGGCCTCGCTCTCCGGCGGCAACCAGCAGAAGCTGATCGTCGGCCGCGAGATGAGCCACAACCCGAAGTTCCTCATCGCCGCCCACCCCACCCGCGGTGTGGACGTCGGCGCGCAGGCCCAGATCTGGGACGCGATCCGCGAGGCCCGCCGCGAGGGCCTGGCCGTGCTGCTGATCTCCGCGGACCTGGACGAGCTCATCGGCCTGTCCGACACCCTGCGCGTGATCTACCGCGGCCGCCTGGTCGCGGACGCCGACCCCGCGACCGTCACCCCCGAGGAGCTCGGCACCGCCATGACGGGCGCCGCCACGGGGCACCTGGAAGCAACCGACAACCACTCCGCCGCTGCCGACGGTGACACGACGGAGGACGAGGCCCGATGAAGAAATTCGACAAGGACCGGCTGCTGCTCGCCATCGCCGGCCCCGCGCTCGCGCTGGTCGCCGCCTTCGCGCTGACCATGATCGTGCTGGGGGCGACGGGCATCAACCCGATCGAGCCGCTGCGCATCATGGTGGAGAACGCCGGCTACGAGGACATCCAGGTCCTCATCGTCAATCAGGCCGGCACGTACTACCTGGCAGCCCTGGCCGTCGCCATCGGCTTCCGGATGAACCTCTTCAACATCGGTGTCGACGGCCAGTACCGGCTCGCCGCGATGGTCTCCGCCGTGGTCGGTGGCGCCGTCGCGCTGCCCGGTCCGCTGCACATCCTGCTGATCGTGGTCGTCGCGATGATGACGGGTGCCTTCTGGGCCGGCATCGCCGGTGTCCTGAAGGCCAAGCGCGGCGTGAGCGAGGTCGTCTCGACGATCATGCTCAACGCCATCGCGACGAGCCTCATCGCCTGGCTGATCCTGCCGAAGAACCTCGGCGTCCAGGTGGAGGGCTCCAACGACCTCACCACGGGCGAGATCGCCCAGTCCGGCTGGTTCCCGGCCCTCTCCATGGGCGACTCGGGCGAGATCTACGGCTTCACATTCGTGGCCTTCGCCCTCGGCGTCGTCTACTGGTTCGGGCTCAACCGCACCCGCTTCGGCTTCGACCTGCGCGCCAGCGGCGCGAGCGAGTCCGCCGCCGCGGCCTCCGGTGTCGACTCCAAGAAGATGATCATCACTGCGATGCTCATCTCCGGCGCCGTCGCCGGTCTGTCGGGCATGCCGGTGCTGCTCGGCGAGAGCCACACGTACACCCTCGTCTTCCCCGTGGGCGTCGGCTTCACCGGCATCACGATCGCCCTGCTCGGCCGCAACAACCCCGTCGGCATCTTCTTCGCCGCCCTCCTGATGGCCTTCATCGACAAGGCGTCCGCCGGCCTCGACACGGCCGGCTACGCCAAGGAGATCGGCACGATCATGAAGGGCCTGATCGTGATCGCGGTCGTCGTCTCCTACGAGCTCGTCCGCCGTTACGGCATCCGCCGCCAGCAGCAGAAGGTCGGCGAGGAGCTGGCCGCGGGCCACGCGATGAAGACCGAGAAGGAGGTCGCGGCGTGAGCGCCAGCACCGTTTCCACGAAGAAAGCGGCGCCCGCCACGGGCGGCCGCAAGAAGCTCACCCTGCCCTGGATCATGCTGATCGTCGCGGGTGGCCTCGCGCTGGTCTCCCTGGTCCGCCTGATCTCCGGGGCCAACGACCTGACCTCCGTCGGCCAGGTCTCCGGCGCCCTCTCGCTCGCCGTGCCGATCGGCCTCGCCGGCCTCGGCGGTCTGTGGGCCGAGCGCGCGGGCGTCGTCAACATCGGCCTCGAAGGCATGATGATCCTCGGTACCTGGTTCGGTGCCTGGGCCGGCTACCAGTGGGGCCCGTGGACCGGTGTGCTCGTCGGCATCGCCGGCGGCGCCGTCGGCGGCCTGCTGCACGCGATCATCACGGTCACCTTCAACGTCAACCACATCGTCTCCGGTGTGGCCATCAACATCCTCGCGCTGGGCTTCACCCAGTACCTGTCGAACTTCACGTTCGCCGAGGCCCCGGGCGGCTCCTCCAAGCAGTCCCCGCAGGTCGAACCGATCTACAAGGTCACCGTTCCAGGGCTCTCCGACTGGATGTCCGACCTCCAGGGCAAGCACTGGTTCTTCATCTCCGACCTCGCCGGCGTCATCGGCGGCCTGGTCACCGAGATCTCGCTGCTGACGATCGTCGCCCTGCTGCTGATCCCCGCCACCTGGTGGGTGCTGTGGCGCACCAGCTTCGGCCTGCGGCTGCGCTCCTGCGGTGAGAACCCGATCGCCGCGGAGTCCCTGGGCGTCAACGTCTACAAGTACAAGTACATCGCCGTGATCGTCTCGGGCGCCCTCGCGGGCCTCGGCGGCGTGTACCTGTCCGAGGTCGCCAGCCCCATCTACCAGGAGGGCCAGACCGGCGGCCGCGGCTACATCGGTCTCGCCGCGATGATCTTCGGTAACTGGATGCCGGGCGGCATGGCGCTGGGCGCGGGCCTGTTCGGCTTCATCGACAGCCTCAAGCTGCGCGGTGGCGCCGAGAACGTCCACGCGATGCTGCTGCTGATCGCGATCCTGCTGGCGCTGGTCTGCGCCTGGCAGCTCTACAAGAAGAAGCACATCCAGGCCGGCGTCTCGGCGGTCTTCGCCGCGCTGCTGTTCCTCTGGTACGCGACGACGGACTCGGTGCCGAGCCAGTTCGTGGACGCAGCCCCGTACCTGACGACGCTGCTGGTGCTCGCCCTGTCGGCGCAGCGCCTGCGGATGCCCAAGGCGGACGGCATGCCGTACCGCAAGGGCCAGGGCAAGTGACCCCGGCGCACGCCGTGGACTGGGAAGCCCTGCGGACGGCCGCCCGGGACGCGATGTCCCGGGCGTACGCCCCGTACTCGGGCTTCTCCGTCGGGGTCGCCGCCCTCGTGGACGACGGCCGTACCGTCGTAGGCTGCAACGTGGAGAACGCGAGCTACGGACTCAGTCTGTGCGCCGAGTGCGGCCTGGTCTCCTCCCTCCAGGCCACCGGCGGTGGCCGCCTCACGCACTTCACGTGCGTCGACGGCCGGGGCGAGATCCTCGTGCCGTGCGGCCGCTGCCGCCAGCTGCTCTTCGAATTCGGCGGACCGGACCTGCTGGTGGAGACCCCGAAGGGGATCCTCCCGCTGGCGGAGATGCTGCCCCAGGCCTTCGGGCCCGACCACTTGAGATAGCCGTGCAGACGGCCCTTCGCCTCCGGGGGCGAAGGGCCGTCGTACTTCCGCAAACCCCTCTCTCTATGCGCGTAGAAGGAACCACCACATGGACGTCATCTCCGTCATCCGTACGAAGCGGGACCGAGGCGAGCTGAGCCCGGAGCAGATCGACTGGGTCATCGACGCGTACACGCGCGGGGTCGTCGCCGACGAGCAGATGTCGGCCCTGGCGATGGCCATCCTGTTGAACGGCATGAACCGCACCGAGATCGCCCGCTGGACCGCGGCGATGATCGCCTCCGGCGAGCGGATGAACTTCGACTCCCTCTCCCGCCCCACCGCCGACAAGCACTCCACCGGCGGCGTGGGCGACAAGATCACCCTGCCCTTGGCCCCGCTCGTCGCCGCCTGCGGCGCGGCCGTCCCGCAGCTCTCGGGCCGCGGTCTCGGCCACACCGGTGGCACCCTCGACAAGCTGGAGTCCATCCCCGGCTGGCGCGCGCTGCTGTCCAACGAGGAGATGCTGCACGTCCTCGACACCACGGGCGCCGTCATCTGTGCGGCCGGCGACGGCCTGGCCCCGGCGGACAAGAAGCTCTACGCGCTGCGTGACGTCACCGGCACCGTCGAGGCCATCCCGCTGATCGCCTCCTCGATCATGTCGAAGAAGATCGCCGAGGGCACCGGCTCGCTCGTCCTGGACGTGAAGGTCGGCAGCGGCGCCTTCATGAAGAACATCGAGGACGCCCGCGAGCTGGCCCGCACCATGGTGGGCCTCGGCACCGACTCGGGCGTCAAGACCGTCGCGCTCCTCACCGACATGTCCACGCCGCTGGGCCTGACGGCCGGCAACGCGCTGGAGGTCCGCGAGTCGGTCGAGGTGCTGGCCGGCGGCGGTCCCTCGGACGTCGTGGAGCTGACCATCGCGCTGGCCAAGGAGATGCTGGACGCCGCGGGCATCAAGGACGCCGACCCGGCGAAGGCCCTGGCCGACGGCTCCGCGATGGACCACTGGCGCCGGATGATCGCGGCCCAGGGCGGCGACCCGGACGCGACCCTGCCGGTGGCCCGCGAGCAGCACGTGGTCACCGCCCCGGCCTCGGGCGTCCTGACCCGCCTCGACGCGTACGGCGTCGGCGTCGCCGCCTGGCGCCTCGGCGCGGGCCGCGCCCGCAAGGAGGACCCGGTGCAGGCCGGCGCGGGCGTCGAGCTCCACGCGAAGCCGGGCGACACCGTCACGGCCGGCCAGCCGCTGATGACCCTGCACACGGACACCCCGGAGAAGTTCGACTACGCCCTGTCCTCGCTGGAGGGCACGTACGACATCGCCCCGGCCGGCACGGCCTTCTCGGCCACGCCGATCGTCCTGGACCGCATCGCCTGACCTGTACTCACTCGTGCGGCTGAACGGGATCGGTGGACGCCCACCGGTCCCGTTCGTCATGCTGGGATCGGTGACGAACCGATTGAGGAGCACGCCATGAGCGCACTCACCGTCCAGCACGAGCCGGTCAGCGGCGACAGCTGGGAGGGTCTCGTCCGCCTCTGGGAGGAGACGGACGCGCCGGAGGGCTGCAAGGTGGAGATCATCGAGGGGATCGTCACCGTGGCGCCACCGCCCGTCAACCACCACAACTACATCGCGGTCAAGGTCCAACGGGCCGTGATGTCGGTACTTCCGGACGCCTTGGAGGTCTATCAGACCCTCAACGTGGCGATCCCGTCCCGTGAGGGGCTCTACATCCCGGATCTGGTGGTCGTACCGGAAGAGGCGGTGCTCGAAGGGGGCGCATTCGTCCCCGCCACCCTCGCGGAACTGGCGGTCGAGGTCACATCGAAGTCGAACGCCTCCAATGATCGTGTCGCCAAACTCGCGGGATACGCCCAGGCGGCGGTCCCGCTCTACCTGCTGATCGACGCCTTTGCCCCCGGCGGCCCCACCGTCACCTTGTACGGCGAGCCGAAGGGCGGGCTCTACCGGGTGCTCCAGGCGGGCAAGTTCGGCGAGACCTTCCACCTGCCGGCGCCCTTCGGCCTCAAGCTGGACACGTCCACCTTCCCGACTCCCTGAGCCGATCGCCCGGCGCCGATGATTTCCGGGCGGCGGGGGAGTCACCCTCTCGTGACGATCAGACGACTCGTGCTGCCCGGACCCGGCCCGACCCGACGCGACACCGCGCGGCTGTGCGCCCGGCTGGCCCGGCTGTACGAGGGCGGGGCGACGGCGGTGGAGTGCGATGTCGGGGCCGTCACCGCGCCGGACCTGGCCGCGGTCGAGGTGCTGGCCCGGCTGCGGCTGACCGCCCGAGGCCACGGCGGGGACTTCACCGTGACCGGCGCGGGCCCCGCCCTACGCGTCCTGCTGGACCTCGTAGGACTCGTCGAGCTGCTCGGGGAGCCCGAAGAGCGGGAACCAGCGGGCGGTGTCCAGGAAGGCGTTGAGCCCGACGATCCTGCCCTCTGATATCTCCAGGACCTGGAGCGCCCACGGGGTGTGGCCCTTCCCGTCGGCGGCCGGCCGGTACTGCCCGAAGGCGGGCATGCCGTTCGCCGTCGTCGGGACCAGCCGCGAGCCCTTGCAGCCGATGCCCTGGTTCAGGTGCCAGGCCGCGATGTCCTCGTGGCCGCGCAGCCACAGGTCGAACGGCGGCATCGACAGCACCGCGTCCTCGTGCAGCAGCGTGGTGAGCCGCGTGATGTCGTACGCCTCGAAGGCGGACAGGTACCGCTCCAGCAGCTTCGCCTGGTCCGGGTCCAGCGGGTCCGCCGGATCGCTGTCGCGGATGCCCTGCGAGGCCAGCGTGGCCCGCGCCCGCTGCAGCGCGCTGTTCACCGAGGCCACCGTGGTCTCCAGCAGCTGCGCGACCTCGTCGGCCTTCCAGGCCAGCACCTCGCGCAGGATCAGCACCGCCCGCTGCTTCGCCGGCAGGTGCTGCAGCGCCGCGACGAAGGCCAGCCGTACGGACTCCTTCGCCAGCGCCATCTCGGCCGGATCGGCGGTCTGCGGCAGCACCCGGCCGTCCGGGACCGGTTCCAGCCAGGTCACCTCGGGCCGTTCGTTGAGCACGGCGGAGGCCTGGTGCTGCGGGGCGGTCAGGTCCATCGGGCGGGCCCGCTTGTTCCCCGCGTTCAGCAGGTCCAGGCAGACGTTGGTGGCGATCCGGTACAACCACGACCGCAGCGAGGAGCGGCCCTCGAACTTCTCGTAGCTCCGCCAGGCGCGGACGTACGTGTCCTGCACGGCGTCCTCAGCGTCGAAGGAGGAGCCGAGCATCCGGTAGCAGTAGCCGGTGAGCTCGACCCGGTACCGGTCCATCGCCGCGTCGAGGTCCGTGCTGATGGCGAGGTCGCTCATGTCCGTTCATCCCCCTGCTGGTTCGGCTACTCCCGAAACTATCGGAGGCCTCTGACAACGGCAGCCGGAACGACAACGGCAGCCGGAACGACAACGGCAGCCGGAACCGCTCGGGCGGCCCAGGTCTATCGACATCAAGTATCTTGACGTCAAGATTAAATTGATGCAGGCTTCCGCATGTATCTCGACGTCGAGATATATGGACGGTGGATGCGGGGGCTGGGATGCGGCGCGGCGGGGAGATCCGGAAGGCACGGCGGGGGGAAGCCGGGCTGCTGGCGCAGTTGCGCCGGCCGCCGGGCGGCCGGGACGCACGGATCATGCTGCTCGCCCAGCTGCTGGACCGCGCGGGTACGGGTGTGTGGGCCGCGTCCTCCGTCCTGTACTTCACCTTCATCGTCGGCCTCGACGCCGGGCGGATCGGCCTGCTGCTCGGCGCGGCCGGAGTGGCGGGCATCGCCGGATCGCCGCTGGCCGGCCACCTCGCCGACCGCTTCCCGGTCCGCGCCCTGCTGATCGGCTGCCACCTGGTCCGCCTCGGGACTCTGTGTGCGCTGCTGGTCGTCAACGACTTCGCGGTGCTGCTGCCCGTCTTCGCCGTCACCCACCTGGGAGACCGCGCGGCCAAGACGCTGGAGATGCTCTTCGCCACCCGGGTCGCGGGCGAGCGGCGCGCCACCTACCAGGCGCTGTCGCGCAGTTCGGCCAACGCCGGCTACGCGCTCGGCGCCGGCCTCGCCGCCATCGGCCTCGCCGTCGGCACCCGGGGCGCCTACCAGGTGCTGATCCTGGCCAACGCACTGTCGTTCCTCGTGGCCGCGGCCCTCGTGTGGCGCACCCGCGAGCCGTGCGGCCGCGGGCTCGTGGCCGCACCCCCCGGCGGCGGCGCGCCGGGCACGGCCGGGGGCGCCGCCCCGGACCCCGCGGCCGGTTCCGGGGAGAGCGCCTGGCGGGACCGCGGCTACCTCCGGTTCGTCCTCCTGGACATCCCGATGAACCTGGACGACTCGATCCTGGGCGTCGGCCTGCCGCTGTGGCTGGTCAGCCACACCACGGCGCCGCACGCCCTGATCCCCGCCTTCCTGGTCGTCAACACCGTGCTCGTGGTCGTCCTGCAGCTGCGCGTCTCGGCGAAGTTCCAGGGCGCCCGGGCCGCGACGCGCGCGGTCGCCCTCTACGGGGTGACGACGCTCGTGTGCTGCGTCCTGCTGGCCGCCGCGGCCGGCGGCGGGATCCTGCTCGCCTCGGCGGCCCTGCTCGCCGCGGCAGTGCTGGCCACCGCGGCGGAGCTGATGCGCTCGGTGAGCTCCTGGGAACTGGCGGTCTCCCTGGCGCCCCCGGAGGCGCGGGCCTCGTACCTCGGGGTCGCGGGCATGGCCCAGTCCGTCCAGAAGTCCGCCGGCCCGCTGCTGCTCACCGGCGCGGTCATGACGGCGGGCCCCGCGGGCTGGCTGGTCCTCGGGGCCGCGGTGGCCGGCCTGTCCCTCGTGCAACGGCGGGCCAGCCTGCGGCGGTTGGACGACCTGCGGGCGGCGGCGGGCGAGCGCGCCGCGGCGGAGCCCGCGTCCGCGCGGTGAGGAATCAGGTGCCGGGCTTGCGGCCGTACACGTAGACGTCCTCGCCCCTGCCCAGCAGGTTCCAGTACGTCTTGGCGTCGGCGGGCCGCATGTTCACGCAGCCGCCCGAACCGGGCGGGTTCCACATGCTCTTGGTGGTCGAGTGGAAGGCGATGCCGCCGTCGAAGAACTGCGCGTACGGCATCGAGACGTCGTACAGCGTCGACCAGTGGTCGATGCTGCGGTAGTAGATCTTCTTCAGGCCGGTCCGGGTCTCCGTGCCGTCCTTGCCGGTGCGGACCGGGACCGGCCCGTACTTCAGCGCCGCGCCGTCCTGGATCCAGCTGAGCTGCCGCGTCAGGTCGACGCAGGCGATCCGCCCCCGGTTCGTGGGGCAGTCGCCCGCCTTGTTCGGGGTGCTGCCCGCCGCCCGCTGGGCCAGCATCGTGCTCATCGTCTGCCAGGTCAGCGGCCCGGCGTACCCCTGGGTCGGGGTGATCCCGTGGGTCGCCTGGAACGACCTGGTCGCCTTGCAGTCCGCCGCGGACTGCTTCCCGTCCACGGGCCGCCCCAGGAACTGCTCCACCTGCCGCTGGTACGGCCCGGTCGTGAGGTTGCAGGAGGCGGCCGCCTGCGCCGTCCCGCCTCCCGCGACCACCAGCGGCAGCGCCAGCGCCACCGCCCCGCCCAGTACCGTCGCCCGCCGCTTCACGCGCACGCGTGTCGTCAGCGTCCCCATCCGGTCCTCCCCTGTTCGCACGGCTTCCGTTCTCCGTGTTGAATGCCCGGAAAACATGCAGGGGTTGCCTCGTGCGGGAGCGTAGATTTCGTCAGCGCGCGGCCATGGCCGACGACGGCATCCGGCGCTCCGCACGGGCCGCGTGCGACCCGTACAGGGTGATCGACACGACGCCCAGCACCGCCAGCAGCGCGATCCCGACCGTGGCCGCCCACCCGGCCCCGTGATAGGCCAGCGCGCCCAGGGTGCCGCCGGCACTGGAACCGAGGTAGTACGCCGACTGGTACAGCGCGGAGGCCTGCGCGCGGCCCGTCTTCGCCGTCCGGCTGACCGCGGCGGAGGCCACCGCGTGCCCGGCGAAGAAGCCCGCGGTGATCAGGACCAGCCCGATCAGCACCGCCGCCAGGGACTCGGCCAGCGACAGCAGCAGCCCCAGCGCCGTGGTCGTCACCGCCAGGTACAGCGCGCCGCGCCGCCCCGTACGGGCCACCAGCTTGCCGGCGGCGGCCGAGGAGACCGTCCCCACCAGGTAGATCAGGAAGATCGACCCGATCACGCCCTGCCCGAGCGAGAACGGCTCGTCCACCAGGCGGTAGCCGATGACGGTGTAGACCGCGCCGAAGACCGTCATGAACAACGCGCCGATCCCGTACAGCCGCAGCAGCAGCGGATCGCGCAGATGACCGGCGACGGTACGGCCCACCGCGCGCGGGTTCAGCGATGCCGGGCGGAAGAACCGCGCCCGGGGCAGCAGCACCAGGAACGCCACCGCGCAGACCAGCGACATCAGCGCGACCGCGCCCAGCCCCGCCCGCCAGCCCCACAGCTGCGCCGCCCAGCCGGTGACGAGGCGGCCGCTCATGCCGCCGATGGAGTTCCCCGCCACGAACAGGCCGATCGCTCCCACCAGCGCCTTCGGCTTGACCTCCTCCGCCAGGTACGCCATCGCGGAGGCCGGGATCCCGGCGATCGCCGCGCCCTGGACGGCGCGCAGCGCCACCAGCCACTCCAGGCTCGGCGCGAACGGCACGAGCAGGCCCACTCCCACGGCCACCACCATCGACCAGGTCATCATCCGGGTGCGGCCGAACCGCTCGGACAGCGCGCTGAGCGGCAGGACGAACAGCGCGAGCGCGCCGGTGGCGGCGGATACCGTCCAGCTGGCCCGGCCCGCCGTCACCCCGAAGCCGGCGGAGATCGCGGGCAACAGCGCCTGGGTGGAGTAGAGGAGGGCGAAGGTCGCGAGTCCGGCGGCGAAGAGCGAGAGGCTCATCCGGCGGTAGCCGGGGCGGCCGGGGGCACGGGGTTCGGGCTGCGGAAACGACGGGGTGGAGGCACCCGGGATGACGGGCGCCCCGGTATGAACGGGAGGCATACGTCGAAGGTAGGCCGGTGTTTTTGATGCGTCCAATGCACAGAATCGCGATAATCGATCCACTCATGCATCAGCACAGCTCAGGGCGGCGTCTGTCTATGAACCGTTACGAAGAAGACATGGCCGTGACACGTCTGCTGGCGCCCCGGCTGGCCTACTTCGCCGCCGTCGCCCGGCACGAGCACGTCACCCGCGCCGCGCACGAACTGGGCGTACCGCAGTCCACCCTGTCGCGGGCCATGGTCCGCCTCGAACAGGACCTGGGCGTCACGCTGTTCGCCCGCAAGGGCCGCAACGTCGCCCTCACCACGGCGGGCCGCACCTTCCTGGCCTCCGCCGAACAGGCCCTGGACGGCATCGCCCGCGCCGCCGAATCCGTCCAGCAGGACGCCGACCCCGCCTTCGGCAAGGTCGCCTTCGGCTTCCTCCACACCCTCGGCTCCGAGACCGTACCCGGCCTGATCCGCGCCTTCCGGGCCGACCACCCGCGCGTGCGCTTCTCCCTCGTCCAGAACTACGGCGAGGCCATGCTGGAGAAGCTCCGGGCCGGCGAACTCGACCTCTGCCTCACCTCACCCCTCCCCGACGCCCCCGACCTCGTCGCCCGCCGCCTCGACGAACAGCGCCTGCGCCTGGTCGTCCCCGAGGACCACCGCCTCGCCGTCCGCAAGCGCATCCGCCTCGCCGAGGCCGCGGAGGAAACCTTCGTGACCCTCGAACCCGGCTACGGACTGCGCCGCATCACCGACGACCTCTGCGCGGAGGCCGGCTTCACCCCGCGGGTCGCCTTCGAGGGCGAGGAGGCCGAAACCCTGCGCGGCCTGGTCGCCGCCGGCCTCGGCGTGGCCCTCCTGCCGCCCCCGGCCGTGGCCCGCCCCGGGGTGGTCGAACTGACGGTCACCGCCCCGCGAGCCGTCCGCGAGATCGGCCTCGCCTGGCTCGACGGCCACCCCGACACCCCACCGGTGGCGGAGTTCAAGCGCTTCCTCCTGTCCCGCCGGGGACGCCTGATCCCCGAACTGGAGCCGCCCGCAGCGTGAGCCGGTCCGGCGATCCGAAATCCGATGGCCCGCACGCGGCCCGACCGAGCAGAATCGCCGGGTACGGGGGACGAGGGGGATGCCGGTTGGACGTGTTCGTGTGCGCCGGGTGCGGTGCGGAGCTGACGGCGCCGGTCTCCCGGGTCGCCCTCCCCGACCACACCCACTTCGGGGCGTGGGAGCAGTTGCACCCCCCGCTGATGGAACCGGCGACGTACGCCGTCGACCCCCTGCCCAGCGGAGCGCCCTGGCGGTCGTGGGGCGAGGCGGGGGAGGACCTGGCGGCCCGGCAGGGGGTCCACGCGCCGGCGTACCACGTGTCCTTCGCGGCGCGGGGCAGGATCGTCATCGCGCCCGGCGACTCCCGGGGCACGGCCTTGATCCCCGAGAAGTGCGCGGGCTACTGCATGGGCATCGACGGCCGCGACGGCCCCAACCTGGCGTGCGAGCGGTGCGGGAGCGCGGTGGCGACCCGGATGGACGACTGCGGCCTGTGGCAGGCGGTGTGGCTGGAACCCGAAGCGGTCCGCCGCCTCCCCTCCGGCCTGCCCGCCGTCACCACCCCCGACTGGGACGAGCTGGACCTGGCCTCGTACGCCGTCCCGCCCGTCGAACCCGACGGGTCCTGGAGCCGCCGCTGGGAGGCCGCGGTGCCGGTGGCGCTCGCGCACCTGGTGGTGGCCTGCGATGCCCGTGCGGTGGCGCTGCCCGGCCCCCTCGCCGAGCTGCTCGGCGGCGCCGTCGCCGGCTACCTCCCCGCCGGGCCCCCGGCCCTCACCGTGGGCCTCGCCGGGCCGGGGGCGCCCGCACTCCGGACCGGCCCCGACCTCCTCCTCGTCCCGCGCCATCCGGTCACGGGGGAGCCGTGGCGGCCCCCGCACGGCACGGCGGCCGTCGTCCCGCTGGACATCGGGGTCTGGGCCCACCTCGTCCTCCCCGCGGAGACCTCACCGCTGCCGGCGTCCGGCAGGCTGCCGGAGGGGGTCCTGCGCGACGACTACCCCCTGCCGCTGCGCCCGCGGAGCCCCTTCGTGCCCCACCCCGGTGCCTTCTCGCACACCCTCGTCCGGCTGCCCGCCATCCGCCGCCCGTCGCTGCGCACGTACTACGACCGGTACAGCGGGCCGTAGCGGCCGT
Above is a genomic segment from Streptomyces sp. NBC_01233 containing:
- a CDS encoding sigma-70 family RNA polymerase sigma factor; protein product: MSDLAISTDLDAAMDRYRVELTGYCYRMLGSSFDAEDAVQDTYVRAWRSYEKFEGRSSLRSWLYRIATNVCLDLLNAGNKRARPMDLTAPQHQASAVLNERPEVTWLEPVPDGRVLPQTADPAEMALAKESVRLAFVAALQHLPAKQRAVLILREVLAWKADEVAQLLETTVASVNSALQRARATLASQGIRDSDPADPLDPDQAKLLERYLSAFEAYDITRLTTLLHEDAVLSMPPFDLWLRGHEDIAAWHLNQGIGCKGSRLVPTTANGMPAFGQYRPAADGKGHTPWALQVLEISEGRIVGLNAFLDTARWFPLFGLPEQLDESYEVQQDA
- a CDS encoding MFS transporter → MRRGGEIRKARRGEAGLLAQLRRPPGGRDARIMLLAQLLDRAGTGVWAASSVLYFTFIVGLDAGRIGLLLGAAGVAGIAGSPLAGHLADRFPVRALLIGCHLVRLGTLCALLVVNDFAVLLPVFAVTHLGDRAAKTLEMLFATRVAGERRATYQALSRSSANAGYALGAGLAAIGLAVGTRGAYQVLILANALSFLVAAALVWRTREPCGRGLVAAPPGGGAPGTAGGAAPDPAAGSGESAWRDRGYLRFVLLDIPMNLDDSILGVGLPLWLVSHTTAPHALIPAFLVVNTVLVVVLQLRVSAKFQGARAATRAVALYGVTTLVCCVLLAAAAGGGILLASAALLAAAVLATAAELMRSVSSWELAVSLAPPEARASYLGVAGMAQSVQKSAGPLLLTGAVMTAGPAGWLVLGAAVAGLSLVQRRASLRRLDDLRAAAGERAAAEPASAR
- a CDS encoding L,D-transpeptidase family protein; the encoded protein is MGTLTTRVRVKRRATVLGGAVALALPLVVAGGGTAQAAASCNLTTGPYQRQVEQFLGRPVDGKQSAADCKATRSFQATHGITPTQGYAGPLTWQTMSTMLAQRAAGSTPNKAGDCPTNRGRIACVDLTRQLSWIQDGAALKYGPVPVRTGKDGTETRTGLKKIYYRSIDHWSTLYDVSMPYAQFFDGGIAFHSTTKSMWNPPGSGGCVNMRPADAKTYWNLLGRGEDVYVYGRKPGT
- a CDS encoding MFS transporter: MPPVHTGAPVIPGASTPSFPQPEPRAPGRPGYRRMSLSLFAAGLATFALLYSTQALLPAISAGFGVTAGRASWTVSAATGALALFVLPLSALSERFGRTRMMTWSMVVAVGVGLLVPFAPSLEWLVALRAVQGAAIAGIPASAMAYLAEEVKPKALVGAIGLFVAGNSIGGMSGRLVTGWAAQLWGWRAGLGAVALMSLVCAVAFLVLLPRARFFRPASLNPRAVGRTVAGHLRDPLLLRLYGIGALFMTVFGAVYTVIGYRLVDEPFSLGQGVIGSIFLIYLVGTVSSAAAGKLVARTGRRGALYLAVTTTALGLLLSLAESLAAVLIGLVLITAGFFAGHAVASAAVSRTAKTGRAQASALYQSAYYLGSSAGGTLGALAYHGAGWAATVGIALLAVLGVVSITLYGSHAARAERRMPSSAMAAR
- a CDS encoding LysR family transcriptional regulator; translated protein: MNRYEEDMAVTRLLAPRLAYFAAVARHEHVTRAAHELGVPQSTLSRAMVRLEQDLGVTLFARKGRNVALTTAGRTFLASAEQALDGIARAAESVQQDADPAFGKVAFGFLHTLGSETVPGLIRAFRADHPRVRFSLVQNYGEAMLEKLRAGELDLCLTSPLPDAPDLVARRLDEQRLRLVVPEDHRLAVRKRIRLAEAAEETFVTLEPGYGLRRITDDLCAEAGFTPRVAFEGEEAETLRGLVAAGLGVALLPPPAVARPGVVELTVTAPRAVREIGLAWLDGHPDTPPVAEFKRFLLSRRGRLIPELEPPAA